TCTGACACCCCCCCTCCCAAGACTGATTGGTGTGACCTGTGACGCCTCCCTCCCCAATCCAGGGCTGGGAGGTATGACCTGTCCTCCTCCCAGGGCTAGGAGGTATTTATCTGTGACTTGTCCTCCAGGGTTGGACAGTGAGTGCCCAGGAAGAAATTCTACCTGCACATTGCTTCATTGGGAGGGTCCTGGGCCCAAGTCCTGTGGCCATGGACTGGGGCCCCAGACCTTGTGGTGTCTAATCTCAGGTTTACTTGGGCCCGGGCAGTGATGGCCAGCCATACTCCACACAGACCATCCAGCTGGGGTCTGCAGTGAGCAGGGACCTCACCTTTGATGGGGCCTTTGAGCACCTGTACGTCATGACCCAGAGCACAGTGAGTGCCAGGCGAGAGTCGGGGCGTGGCTGCTGGGAGGGGCCTCTGGGTGTGGCTGGGGCCCCATATGTGGGTGAGCTGCTGGTGTTTGGATTGCTGGCTTCAGGTCCTTTTTGCTATCACAGCTTCTCAAAGTTCCTGTGGCCTCATGTGCCCAGCACCTGGACTGTGCATCTTGTCTTACTCAGAGGGACCCTTACTGTGGGTGGTGTGTGCTCCTTGGCCGGTCAGTGCTCTGCCAACCCCTGACCCCTGACCCCTTCCTTGACTCCAGCTCCAAGCCAGCCTCATACCCTCATGATCCTGCATAATTGCCTGGCTTGGGATTCGGCATCCTTGGCCCTTTACTCTCAAGCCCCCGTTCTCCACCTTGGGCATCAGTACCCTGCCCGGGCAGACACAGGACCCTGGTGCCACAGCCCACTTGAGGACCCTCCCCAAGTCCCTCATGACAGCCTTTGGGATTATAGGTGTCCCTGCCCTGTGAACTCCCAGTGGCCCTGTGAGGGTCACGGGTGCACGGTGGTCATTCTCGCTCAGGTGCAGCCGCCGCTCTGAGTGCTCACGGGGCCAGGGCCCAGAGAGGTGGCTGTGGAGCTTCCAGCCGGAGCTGAGCTGTCTTCGAGTGGCAACCGTGAGTCCTGCCAACATCAGCcgagaggagaggagggaggtgAGTGACCAGGGCAGGGCGGGGACCCTGGTGGGGAGGGCCCTGGTGACGGGTAGAGACCTTAGATTTTGGTGTCAGGTGCACAGGTCCTTGCATAAGTCATGTGTCTTGGAACttcaatttttccttcttttactaACCCAGACCCCAGAAGTGTTTGTGAAGACTTGGGGGCTGGCGGCTACAGTGCCCACCCACAGTGGGTGCCTTATCCACGTGAGCCCTGGTCTTCTGCCTGATGCCCAACGGTGTGTCCTGGGGTCTCTTGGCAGATTTTCCTGTCGGTGGCAGACCTGCCTCCCTTGCAGCCTGAGGAGTCGTATTCCTGCCACTTTGGGGAGCACCAGAGTCTGGCCGTGCTGACCAGCTCTGGGGTGAAGTGCCACTCCCCGGATCCTAGCGAGTCCCCAGCACTGCCAAAAGGAGCCGGTGGGTGAACCGGTGCTCCCGTCTTGTTCCAAGGGGTGTGGCTGGGTGAGGTGTGATTCTagacaaagaatcttctctgagTTCCTGCTAATCCCAGCCCTCTGAAGTCCCCTGTCTGTGCCCTGTGGGCTGTGTCCCCCCAACCCTCCCCATGTTGAGtgctgattgctgtctgtgtgaTTGTGGGGTGTTGGTTGTGGGTCTGAGCACCCCTCCCCATTCCTCAGCCCGGCCCCCTGCCCCTTTGTAGACCACGTCTCTGTGAGTGTGGAACTCAGGTTTGGCACTGTTGTGATCGCCCAAGCCTCCCTCTCCTTCTATGACTGTGTGGCAGTCACCGAGCTCCGCCTGTCTGCACAGTGAGTTCCTCACCCTGACCCCCAGCCCCTGGGCTACCCTGTGGCAACCCCTGCCCCATGGCTGTGCTCTTGCAGGTGCCAGGCCTGCGTGAGCAGCCGCTGGGGGTGTAACTGGTGTGTCTGGCAGCACCTGTGCACACACAAGGCCTTGTGCGATGCTGGGCCCATGGTGGTGAGCCAACAGGTGAGCATGACCCCAGGCTGGGCTCCACAGGGGGCGTGGGGTCCCCCGTGTGAAGGTATCTCTGCCGACCCGGGGTTTGTGTACCTGCCTACCCATGTGAGAGTCTGTCTGGGCACCTGAGCTGCTGTATGTGTGACGGACTCATTGGCAAGCGGCTGCCAATACGTCCTGCCTGTTTTGGGAGAGGACGTTTGTAGCTGAGAGGCAGGGAGGTCTAGGCCTTGGGCCCCGCTCAGCACAGGCACCCCGGAGCCTGCCCTCCCCCTTTCTCCTTTGGAGAATTAACGGgctgtttttgtttctcttttccttgGTCTCCTTTTCTCTTAACACACCCTTTGCCTACCTGCCACCTGCTCCTGTGCCTGCCTGCTgagtggcccattctgtctctctctgcctcccctTCAGAGCCCGCTTCTTTCTCCAGCTCCTTCTGCAGGAGATGTGCCCACCCCCTTCCCACCCACAACCCCCAAAACCGCAGTCACCCCTGCTCCTGACACCCTTCCCATGGAACCTGGGGCTCCCTCCCTGGCCACAACTTCAGATACCCCACCTGGGGCCAGGCCCTCCCTACTTAGCCCCTGGGGGCCAGGGACAGGCCCTGGCCCCatacctgcccccacccccacagagTTGCCTTTCCGTGAGGAGCCCTCCCCTCTAGGCCCCCACAACAGACCTGGTACCGCTGTGTCCATCCCCACTGTCTTCGGACCCACGGCCACACCTGAGGATCTCCTGGCCCCCCACCCACCACCTTCAGATGCAGCAGCACTGCCCCCTGTCCCTGCAGACCCTGGCCCTGAGAACCCCCCTTCTGTGATACCCTTGGACCAGCCCCATGGCACTGCTCCTGCCACCACTTTCCCAGGGGCCGTGAGCTCCACGAGGCCGGCTCTGGACTGGCTAACGAGAGAAGGCGGCGAGCTGCCGGAGGCGGACGAGTGGACGGGAGGTGACACGCCCGCCTTCTCCACTTCCACCCTCCTCTCAGGTGATGGAGACTCGGCTGAGCACGAGGGCCCTCCTGCCCCCCTCATCCTCCTGTCCAGCCTCGACTACCAGTACGACACCCCCGGGCTCTGGGAGCTGGTGAGGCCAAGCCCAGGAAGGGGCCTCCAGGGAGGGTCAAAGGGAAGATGCAGCCCCTTGCTTGCCTGGCAATTCTGTGTTGGCAGGACTGAGGGCAGGGTGGGGTCTGCTGCCCCATGCCGCCTCACCCTGGGGCCCAGCCTGGAGAGGACTGAGGGGCGGGGTGGGGTCCATGGACCACATTGCTCTTGGGCCCGCAGGAAGAGGTGGGCTGGGGTGCGAGTGCCTGCCCCTGTGTGGAGAGCGTCCAGGGCTCCATGCTGATGCCGGTCCTCGTGGAGCGCCAGGTCCACCTGCTAGGCAGGAACCTGCGCCTCTTCCAGGTGAGTATGTCCTGCTGGCAGGTGTCCTTGAGGCCTCTGTGGCTGTTCACAAACTGTACATCAaccctggggcggggggggggcgggtcTCCTGGAAGCAGGAAGAGGGCAGGGCATCAGCCCAGGGGTGTGGCTGGGGAACCTGGGGGTTTACTGGACTTACTGAAGCTGCCCCAACAGCTGTGTCCTCTGCCCCCAGGATAGCCCTGGAGACACTGAGTGTGTGATGGAGCTGGAGGGCCGTGAGGTGGTGCTTGCAGCCCGGGTGGAGTGTGAGCCACCTCCAGATACTCGGTGTCATGTCACGTGCCAACAGTACCAGGTGCAGACCACGAGTGCCGGTGTGGCAAGGGGGCACTGGCCATAGGCTGGCCACCAACCTCAGCTGGCTGCACCACGCTTATCCTGGCCCAAGCTCTGACCCTGCGTCCTCAAAGGGCCTCATGCTCCAGCTCTAACCTCCGACCCCAAGACCCCATGGGGTCACTGCACCCTTTGCCCATATAATTTCCTGCACCCCAGCTCTGCCTGTCACCCTGTGACCCAGGAGGGCCCTGTACCTCTGCTCTGACCTCTGACCCTGTGTCCCCACAACTAGTCATTTCAGTCCTTTCTCTGAGTACCGCTTCCTCTCCTCAGCCCAGCCTGGTacctcccccagccccaggctcTGATGGCAGTCTTTCCCCACCACCATCTCTCTAGCTCAGTTATGAGGCTCTACAGCCAGAGCTCCGTGTGGAGCTGTTTCTGCGCCGGGCCGGCCACCTGCGTATAGACAGTGCCGATGGGCTGCACGGTGAGCCCCCTGGGGGCTGCTGGGGCTGGCAGGAGGCAGCAGGGCTCTTCCATGCCTGCCTCTCACACTCATCTCTGCCATCGCCAGTCGTGCTCTATGACTGCTTTGTGGGACACGGGGACTGCAGCCGCTGCCAAACTGCCATGCCCCAGTATGGCTGTGTGTGGTGCGAGGGAGAGCGTCCACGATGTGTGGCCCAGGAGGCCTGTGGCGAGGCTGAGGCTGTGGCTACCCAGTGCCCTGCACCCCTCATCCACTCGGTGTGTTGAAGCGTGGGTACTTCCCTCCCTCACTGCTGCTcttggagggaggaagggtgctGTGAGTGCAGAGGGCCCAAGGGTGGGAGGCTGGAGCCGCCTCTCCAGGCCTCCAGGGGTCGACAGGTGGATAGAGGTGAGCAGTCCTTGTCCTGGAACAGGTGGAGCCACTGACTGGGCCTGTGGATGGAGGCACCCGTGTCACCATCAGGGGCTCCAACCTGGGCCAGCATGTGCAGGATGTGCAGGACACGGTCAGGGTGGCTGGTGTGCCCTGTGCTGTGGACGTCCAGGAATATGAGGTCTCCAGCAGGTGAGCTGGCAGAACCCAACAGAGGAGGCATACCCTGCTCAGGACTACCCAtctgccctccccctccccttttcCTTGGCTCTGGTGACAATGCCTCAGTGCTTGAGATTGCCACTGAGACCTTGGAGCACCTACCTGCAAGTTCCTGGCCTGGGCTACTGGGGCAGGGGGTTGGTTCATCCCTGGACCTACCTGGGGCAGGGTTGCTGCCCAGGGCTGACAGGTGGCTCTGCCTTCTGGCTCTGTGTGGGTGTCCTTACCTGGCTTTCAGAGTGACCATTGATATAGTCATGGTAACAGGTCTGAGCCCTCAGATAGCTGTGCTCAGGGGCTGGTCTCCCTGCCAGCTGACCATTCTTCCCCAAGCGCTCCCCTGAGCTGAGCCCCACAGGAGGGTGGATGTGTGGCACACTTGCTGAGTATCTTGCTCCTCTGTCCAGTCCCGGGGACCCTGCTGCTCACGGCAGGTCCCAAACCAGGCTGAATCTCAGGGTTAGCTGGAGCGCCTGTCTATAACCAACCCAGAGCAAGTCCTTAGACCCCAATCAGAGATCTGGATTTAATAAGCCAtagaatctgtattttttagCAAGGAGCCACTTTGTTAGAGCATGTAGTTTTTCCCCCAGATGTGTTTTGACTGAAAACCTCAGGTGattgtctaggctgttaatgattCCAGAAACATAAACTTAAGTAAAATTTGTGAAGTACTTTATAAAACGATTAAAGCATACTCTGGCTGAAGCCTCTTCTGAGTAGTTCACACATCATGCATTCAATTTTCCTGGAGCGTTTGCAGGGACTGTGGCAATATCAGAGTTGAGCCCCCGCAGGCCTAACATTCTGGAAATTAATTTGCTCCAAACTTCTGTTTTCTGGCTGAGAATCATCATTTTTGTAGAGAGTTTACTTTCCCTTCACGTTAGTCCCCAGGTCTAACTAGATCTCTCAGGGACTTTTTTTCCATAGGAAATAATGTTTCTACCACATTGTGGGTGTTGCTGGCACACGGTGATGGTGAAGGGTGCGGGAGGCTGGCCAGGCCCACTCAGCTCAGCAGTTCACCCTCACGACCAGCCTGACAGGGCTACCTTATAAATTTGCTCCACAACAAAGAGATAAATTCCTGCTTGTTGGGGGCCTGGGGGGTTGCAGTTGGCTGATTGAAATCACAAGTAGGAATCTTCAGATGCGAAAGCCTACCATAAGGAATTCccttcaaatccagcagcctcGTCGGGGAAGAGGGAGGAGACTGCCTGGCCTTGcggggcagggagggggcagcCAGGACAGTTGGGGGGCCCTAGGTATAGCCTGGGCCCCCAGCCTACCATGTCCCCACAGCCTTGTCTGCATCACGGGGCTCAGTGGGGAGGAGGTGAAAGGCCCTGCAACCGTGGAGGTGCCAGGAAGAGGACATGGTGTCTCCGAGCACTACTTTGCCTACCAGGTGCCTGGCTGCCGAGCCACCCCCACTTCCAAGGGGCCACCCCCTCTGGTGGCTCCTCCTGGCCCATCAGATTTTGCTTCATAGGGCAGTTCTTCCCCTCCACCCCAGGGCCCTCTTCTCTGCCTCAGGCTCCCCCTGCCTTGCGGTTTGTGGGCTGATAcctttctgcctctctctgtccccCTCCTCACAGAATCCAGAGGTGTACTCCATCTTCCCAGCCCGTGGCCCCAGAGCCGGGGGCACCTGCCTCACCCTGCATGGCTCCAAGCTTCTGACCGGTCACCTGGAGGACATCCGTGTAGTGGTTGGAGACCAGCTGTGTCACCTGTGAGAGCTGCTGCTCATCCTGGAAAAATCCATATGCTCCAGTGGCATGGggaggcagaaaagaggaaagggccaagAAAGGGGGAAAGGGCCAAGGGGGCTCCCTCTGACAGCAGCCAGACCCCCTGAGGCTGGGGAGTGAGCTGAGGCTTGAGTGGGTCCTGGATCCCATGTTCTGaatcttccccttccccttcctgcGCCCCTTCCAGTGATGCCTGGCCAGCCCTTCCACTCCCATCTTCCTCCCCAGGCTGCCGGAGCAGCAGTCAGAGCAGCTGCGCTGTGAGACCAGCCCACACCCTGCGCCTGCCACCCTCCCTGTGGCGGTGTGGTTCGGGGCCACTGAGCGGAGGCTCCAACATAGCCAGTTCCAATACACTTCAGACCCCAACATCACCTCTGCCGGCCCCGCCAAGAGCTTCCTCAGGTGCATGGCATGTGGTGGGGGTGATGGGAATTGTTGCAACTCCAGCATATAGGGAGGCTTGTAGGGCTTTATGTGGGGTTAGGAATCGGATGCTGCCAGTAGGGAGAGGGGCCCATGTGGCTTGGGATTAGGGCTGAGCTACCCCAGCAGGACCAGGCTGGGCTTTAGAGCCTGGGTCACATACGCCATGAGGAGTGGAAGCTGCCTGTGTCCCATGGCCATGACGAGTGGCTCCCGGCCTGTGTTTCAGCGGAGGACGTGAGATACGGGTCCGTGGCCAGAATCTGGATGTGGTGCAGACACCAAGAATCCGAGTGACCGTGGCTCCAAAAGCACTGCAGCCTGGCCAGGGGCTTGGTCGGAGACGCCGCATGATCCTGGAGACAGCGTGCCCCCCTGGAGCCTCCTGTGGTGGTCAACATGTAGGACACCCTGGGCATCCCCTGCCTGCACTGGGCTAGCTGCCACCCACCCTTTGCCCCACACCACACCCTGTGGACAGCCATGGATGGCTGGTGCCAGAGGAGGCCCTCCCTAGCTCTGCTTGGCTCCCTTGCCTCGCGTCCCCTCAGCTGACCCTcccctgtcctccctccctccgcacCAGTTTGAGGAGCCCTGTCGTGTGAACTCGTCCCAGCTCATCACGTGCCGCACGCCTGCCCTCCCGGGCCTGCCCGAGAGCCCCTGGGTCCAGGTGGAATTTGTCCTTGACAACCTGGTCTTTGACTTTGCAACACTGAACTCCATGCCTT
The window above is part of the Loxodonta africana isolate mLoxAfr1 chromosome 22, mLoxAfr1.hap2, whole genome shotgun sequence genome. Proteins encoded here:
- the PLXNB1 gene encoding plexin-B1 isoform X2 gives rise to the protein MDTLSLSWVTVKGSFTGDGQPYSTQTIQLGSAVSRDLTFDGAFEHLYVMTQSTLLKVPVASCAQHLDCASCLTQRDPYCGWCVLLGRCSRRSECSRGQGPERWLWSFQPELSCLRVATVSPANISREERREIFLSVADLPPLQPEESYSCHFGEHQSLAVLTSSGVKCHSPDPSESPALPKGADHVSVSVELRFGTVVIAQASLSFYDCVAVTELRLSAQCQACVSSRWGCNWCVWQHLCTHKALCDAGPMVVSQQSPLLSPAPSAGDVPTPFPPTTPKTAVTPAPDTLPMEPGAPSLATTSDTPPGARPSLLSPWGPGTGPGPIPAPTPTELPFREEPSPLGPHNRPGTAVSIPTVFGPTATPEDLLAPHPPPSDAAALPPVPADPGPENPPSVIPLDQPHGTAPATTFPGAVSSTRPALDWLTREGGELPEADEWTGGDTPAFSTSTLLSGDGDSAEHEGPPAPLILLSSLDYQYDTPGLWELEEVGWGASACPCVESVQGSMLMPVLVERQVHLLGRNLRLFQDSPGDTECVMELEGREVVLAARVECEPPPDTRCHVTCQQYQLSYEALQPELRVELFLRRAGHLRIDSADGLHVVLYDCFVGHGDCSRCQTAMPQYGCVWCEGERPRCVAQEACGEAEAVATQCPAPLIHSVEPLTGPVDGGTRVTIRGSNLGQHVQDVQDTVRVAGVPCAVDVQEYEVSSSLVCITGLSGEEVKGPATVEVPGRGHGVSEHYFAYQNPEVYSIFPARGPRAGGTCLTLHGSKLLTGHLEDIRVVVGDQLCHLLPEQQSEQLRCETSPHPAPATLPVAVWFGATERRLQHSQFQYTSDPNITSAGPAKSFLSGGREIRVRGQNLDVVQTPRIRVTVAPKALQPGQGLGRRRRMILETACPPGASCGGQHFEEPCRVNSSQLITCRTPALPGLPESPWVQVEFVLDNLVFDFATLNSMPFSYEADPTLHPLNPEDPTTPFRHKPGSVFSVEGENLDLAMSKEEVVAMIGDGPCMVKTLTRHHLYCEPPTEQPLPQHHAFREAPDALPEFTVQMGNLRFSLGRVQYDGESPMAFPVAAQVGLGVGTSLLALAVLIIVLMYRRKSKQALRDYKKVQIQLENLESSVRDRCKKEFTDLMTEMTDLTSDLLGSGIPFLDYKVYAERVFFPGHQESPLHRDLGVPESRRPTVEQGLGQLSNLLNSKLFLTKFIHTLESQRTFSARDRAYVASLLTVALHGKLEYFTDILRTLLSDLVAQYVAKNPKLMLRRTETVVEKLLTNWMSICLYTFVRDSVGEPLYMLFRGIKHQVDKGPVDSVTGKAKYTLNDNRLLREDVEYRPLTLNALLAVGPGAGEAQGMPVKVLDCDTISQAKEKMLEQLYKGVPLAQRPDPRTLDVEWRSGVAGHLILSDEDVTSEVQGLWRRLNTLQHYKVPDGATVALVPCLTKHVLRENQDYVPGERTPMLEDVDEGGIRPWHLVKPSDEPEPPRPRRGSLRSGERERAKAIPEIYLTRLLSMKGTLQKFVDDLFQVILSTSRPVPLAVKYFFDLLDEQAQQHGISDQDTVHIWKTNSLPLRFWINIIKNPQFVFDVQTSDNMDAVLLVIAQTFMDACTLADHKLGRDSPINKLLYARDIPRYKQMVERYYADIRQAIPASDQEMNSILAELSRNFSGDLGARVALHELYKYINKYYDQIITALEEDGTAQKMQLGYRLQQIAAAVENKVTDL